The proteins below come from a single uncultured Carboxylicivirga sp. genomic window:
- a CDS encoding NAD(P)H-binding protein, translated as MAKTAIVIGATGLVGSYLVKQLLNDETFSEVKIFVRRSINYSHPKLKEYICNFDQLKEVERDITGDVLFSAMGTTLKQAGGKEQQYKVDYTYQYEFAKLAAQNEVKQYVLVSSMSANAQSKAFYLRIKGQLEEAVRSLEFENITVFQPSGLLGKRQNRRRREEIGISMVNAVVKIIPGLKKYRGIEASAVARAMVSVAKQPLKNRVNTISLDRIFDFA; from the coding sequence ATGGCAAAAACAGCAATCGTTATTGGTGCAACAGGTTTGGTTGGTTCGTATTTGGTAAAACAATTATTGAACGATGAGACATTTTCTGAAGTGAAAATATTTGTTCGCAGATCAATTAATTACTCTCATCCTAAGTTAAAAGAATACATCTGCAATTTTGATCAATTGAAAGAAGTTGAAAGGGATATAACGGGCGACGTTTTGTTTTCGGCCATGGGAACAACGTTAAAACAGGCCGGAGGCAAGGAACAACAATATAAGGTTGATTACACCTATCAATACGAGTTTGCCAAATTAGCTGCTCAAAATGAAGTAAAGCAATATGTTTTGGTTTCGTCCATGTCGGCCAATGCTCAATCAAAAGCTTTTTACCTGCGCATCAAAGGCCAACTAGAAGAAGCCGTTCGGTCTTTAGAATTCGAAAACATAACTGTTTTTCAACCCAGTGGTTTGTTAGGTAAACGCCAAAATCGTCGAAGAAGAGAAGAAATAGGAATTTCGATGGTGAATGCTGTTGTAAAAATTATTCCCGGTTTAAAAAAGTATCGGGGTATAGAAGCTTCTGCGGTGGCACGTGCTATGGTATCGGTTGCCAAACAACCATTAAAAAATAGAGTCAATACCATCAGTCTGGATCGTATTTTTGATTTTGCCTGA
- a CDS encoding biotin/lipoyl-binding protein has product MLNISQNIEVASKIDKNKLKSFTLVKNYMAGKLFTRLLYLFFFVLILSMFLPWTQNIRSTGYVTALKPDQRPQTIHSIIGGRIESWFIQEGDFVKRGDTILFLSETKAEYMDPELLSRTQHQIEAKEMAVQSYMEKVKALDEQIRALSQTQRLKMEQTQNYVKQAGLKIESDSIEYEASKTNYDIAQRQYERTQKLYADGLNSLTELESRKLKMQETQAKMVSAENKLLTSRNNLINYKVELSSIRNQYREKLSKSESDKYSAMSALYDAEATLSKMQNQYMNYSVRTGNYYVTAPQDGYITKTIRSGIGETIKEGDPLVSIMPADFELAVEMYVDPIDLPLLHVGDQVRFMFDGWPSIVFSGWPNISFGTFGGKVFAIDNFISDNGKYRILVEQDKDEPAWPEQLRIGAGADGIALLKDVPVWYEIWRQMNGFPPDYYTVQDKKDASAKKKK; this is encoded by the coding sequence ATGCTGAATATATCTCAAAATATAGAAGTGGCTTCAAAAATTGATAAGAACAAGTTGAAGTCGTTTACTTTGGTTAAAAATTATATGGCAGGTAAATTATTTACACGTTTGTTGTACCTGTTTTTCTTTGTGCTTATTTTATCTATGTTTTTACCATGGACGCAGAATATTCGTTCAACCGGGTATGTAACTGCTCTTAAACCTGATCAACGTCCACAAACCATCCACTCCATTATTGGTGGACGAATAGAAAGTTGGTTTATTCAGGAAGGTGATTTTGTGAAACGCGGAGATACCATATTGTTTTTGTCTGAGACCAAGGCCGAATATATGGATCCGGAATTGCTAAGCCGTACTCAGCATCAGATTGAAGCCAAAGAGATGGCGGTACAGAGTTATATGGAGAAGGTAAAGGCATTGGATGAGCAGATTAGAGCTTTATCGCAAACCCAACGTTTGAAAATGGAGCAAACACAAAATTACGTTAAACAGGCAGGGTTGAAGATTGAGTCGGACAGTATTGAGTACGAGGCCAGCAAAACCAATTACGATATTGCTCAACGTCAGTACGAGAGAACGCAAAAATTGTATGCCGATGGTTTGAATTCGCTTACAGAATTAGAATCGCGTAAGTTGAAAATGCAGGAGACTCAGGCAAAGATGGTTAGTGCTGAAAATAAGTTGTTGACCAGCAGAAATAACCTGATTAATTACAAGGTTGAATTATCATCAATTCGCAACCAGTATCGCGAGAAATTGAGTAAATCAGAATCTGATAAATACTCAGCTATGTCGGCATTATATGATGCTGAAGCTACTTTAAGTAAGATGCAAAACCAATATATGAACTATTCGGTTCGTACTGGTAACTATTATGTTACTGCACCTCAGGATGGCTACATTACCAAAACTATACGCAGCGGTATTGGTGAAACCATCAAAGAAGGCGATCCGTTGGTTAGTATTATGCCTGCCGATTTTGAATTGGCAGTTGAGATGTATGTCGATCCCATAGATTTACCTTTGCTTCATGTGGGCGATCAGGTGCGTTTTATGTTTGATGGATGGCCATCTATTGTATTTAGTGGCTGGCCTAACATATCTTTTGGTACTTTTGGAGGTAAGGTTTTTGCCATCGATAATTTTATCAGCGATAATGGTAAATACCGAATTTTGGTCGAGCAGGATAAAGATGAACCAGCCTGGCCCGAGCAATTGCGTATTGGAGCAGGGGCCGATGGTATTGCTTTATTGAAAGATGTTCCGGTATGGTATGAGATATGGCGTCAGATGAACGGTTTTCCACCTGATTACTATACCGTTCAGGATAAAAAAGATGCATCAGCAAAAAAGAAGAAATAA
- the tsaA gene encoding tRNA (N6-threonylcarbamoyladenosine(37)-N6)-methyltransferase TrmO has translation MNTSSIEMKPIGLIHTPFTNIANMPIQPMAAKEVVGSIEVFPEYAEGLLDLEEFSHITLFYHFHKIEGYQLKVKPFMDTVEHGIFATKSPKRPNAIGLSTVELLSVENNIIHIKMIDVLDGTPLLDIKPFFAKFDNRENTKAGWLDRQTNLKVDKLRSDDRFK, from the coding sequence ATGAATACATCAAGCATCGAAATGAAGCCTATTGGGCTTATTCATACCCCTTTTACCAATATTGCAAACATGCCTATTCAGCCGATGGCTGCCAAAGAAGTGGTTGGAAGTATAGAAGTTTTTCCGGAGTATGCCGAAGGATTACTTGATTTGGAAGAGTTTTCGCACATTACCTTGTTTTATCATTTTCATAAAATAGAAGGGTACCAGCTTAAAGTAAAACCATTTATGGATACTGTAGAGCATGGTATTTTTGCAACTAAATCGCCCAAACGCCCTAATGCCATTGGACTATCAACAGTAGAGTTGCTTTCGGTCGAAAACAACATTATTCATATTAAAATGATTGATGTGCTTGATGGAACTCCTCTGCTGGATATCAAACCCTTCTTTGCCAAGTTCGATAATCGCGAAAATACCAAGGCGGGTTGGCTCGATAGGCAAACTAATCTTAAGGTTGATAAGTTACGATCAGACGATCGGTTTAAGTAA
- a CDS encoding sugar-binding domain-containing protein produces the protein MKYLLLLLTVVITTFNVLGKSKPENINRIKYNFNSQWLINVGDVTNGQLINLADNDWKKVTLPYAWNQEEAYKKSIHDLSTGIAWYRKHFQMPKSAKGKKVFIEFEGVRQGGDFYINGHYLGYHENGVMAVGFDITEYLHYGKKENIFAVKTDNDWKYKERETGSHFQWNNDNFNANYGGIPKNVYLHVMSDVYQTLPLYSNLKTTGTYIYASDINIDKQTINLNAEAEVKNASDKDQTVQLKVDLYELDGTLLSSFIGESSNLKKDQTAVLKASNDVDNIHFWSWGYGYLYDVKTSVLINGKSVDELFTRTGFRKTAFKDGMFYLNDRVLMVKGYAQRTSNEWPAIGMSCPPWMSDYTNHMMVESNGNTVRWMHVTPWKQDIESCDRVGLIQAMPAGDAEKDVEGRRWDQRVELMRDAIIYNRNNPSIIFYEGGNESISEEHMAELKKVRDLYDPHGGRAIGSREMLDSKVAEYGGEMLYINKSAHIPMWAMEYSRDEGLRKYWDNYSYPFHKDGDGGTNGENVSGSKIKDATAYNRNQDSHAIENIIRWYEFWEMRPGTGTRVSSGGVNIIFSDTNTHFRGAENYRRSGEVDAMRIPKDNYYAHQVMWDGWVETEKPRTHIVGHWNYTDSVKKAIYVISSGDEVELFINDKSMGKGIQDYRFLYTFKDIQWEEGVIEAVSYDKEGKVLSQDSIETVGVPVKIQLSLIQNPSGTKADGADMAMIQVEVVDEKGRRCPLANDLIRFELSGEGQWLGGIAQGEDNYILSQSLPVECGINRALIRSTTKAGLVQVKANAKGLISNEISFSTKMFEEKDGLSTELSSDGLNVFLDRGPTPKGASFTPSRITVPIISAVAGYNNDNVALSYDDNELSEWRNDGIIETAWVKYKLEKETELDECCIKLTGWRRRQYPIEILVNGELAYSAKTPLSLGYVRLPLKGKKGDEVTIKLIGANTENDAFSQITELDPANNNQELDLYRDPNGAKVKGELRIIEVEFSKYVNN, from the coding sequence ATGAAATACCTTCTTTTACTGCTAACTGTAGTGATTACAACCTTTAATGTTCTGGGTAAATCAAAACCGGAAAACATTAATAGAATTAAATACAACTTTAACTCGCAATGGCTCATCAATGTTGGCGATGTTACAAATGGCCAATTAATCAATTTGGCTGATAATGATTGGAAAAAAGTAACATTGCCTTATGCCTGGAATCAAGAGGAAGCTTATAAAAAATCAATCCACGATTTATCAACTGGTATTGCGTGGTATCGCAAGCATTTTCAAATGCCAAAATCAGCAAAAGGTAAAAAGGTTTTTATCGAGTTTGAGGGAGTGAGGCAAGGTGGTGACTTTTATATTAATGGTCATTATCTGGGTTATCACGAGAATGGTGTGATGGCTGTAGGTTTTGATATTACAGAGTACCTTCATTACGGTAAAAAAGAAAATATTTTTGCAGTAAAAACCGATAACGACTGGAAGTATAAAGAACGAGAAACAGGTAGCCATTTTCAGTGGAATAACGATAATTTCAATGCTAATTACGGAGGAATTCCTAAAAATGTGTATTTGCATGTGATGTCTGATGTGTATCAAACACTACCATTATATTCTAACTTAAAAACCACCGGTACATATATTTATGCTTCTGATATAAATATTGATAAGCAAACCATCAACCTAAATGCAGAAGCCGAGGTTAAAAATGCTTCTGATAAAGATCAAACCGTACAGTTAAAAGTTGATTTATATGAGTTGGATGGAACATTGTTAAGCAGCTTTATAGGTGAAAGTTCTAATTTAAAGAAAGATCAAACAGCTGTCTTAAAAGCATCAAACGATGTTGATAATATCCATTTCTGGAGTTGGGGTTATGGTTACTTATACGATGTTAAAACATCCGTTTTGATTAATGGTAAAAGTGTTGATGAGTTATTTACGCGTACGGGTTTCAGAAAAACAGCTTTTAAAGATGGTATGTTTTATCTGAACGATAGAGTTCTGATGGTGAAAGGATATGCCCAACGAACCAGTAACGAGTGGCCTGCCATTGGTATGTCGTGTCCGCCGTGGATGAGCGATTACACCAACCATATGATGGTGGAAAGTAATGGTAATACGGTTCGATGGATGCACGTTACACCCTGGAAGCAGGATATTGAGAGTTGCGACAGGGTGGGATTAATTCAGGCAATGCCTGCCGGCGATGCCGAAAAAGATGTGGAAGGTCGGCGTTGGGATCAACGTGTCGAACTGATGAGAGACGCTATTATCTATAATCGAAATAATCCGAGTATTATTTTTTATGAGGGAGGAAATGAATCCATCAGCGAAGAACATATGGCTGAGCTGAAGAAAGTGAGAGATCTTTACGATCCTCATGGAGGGCGAGCCATTGGTTCGCGCGAAATGTTGGATAGTAAGGTTGCCGAATATGGTGGCGAAATGCTCTATATTAACAAAAGTGCTCATATACCCATGTGGGCAATGGAATACTCGCGCGACGAAGGCCTTAGGAAATATTGGGATAATTATTCATATCCATTTCATAAAGATGGAGATGGAGGAACGAATGGCGAGAATGTGAGCGGTAGCAAAATTAAAGATGCCACTGCTTACAACCGCAATCAGGATTCGCATGCCATAGAGAATATTATTCGCTGGTACGAGTTTTGGGAAATGCGTCCGGGTACAGGAACACGTGTTAGTTCCGGTGGTGTCAATATTATCTTTTCTGATACGAATACGCATTTTAGAGGTGCCGAAAATTATCGCCGAAGTGGAGAGGTAGATGCCATGCGTATTCCAAAGGATAATTATTACGCCCATCAGGTAATGTGGGATGGATGGGTTGAAACAGAAAAGCCTCGAACTCATATTGTAGGGCATTGGAATTATACCGATTCGGTTAAAAAAGCTATTTATGTAATCTCGTCAGGCGATGAGGTCGAGTTATTTATCAACGATAAATCGATGGGTAAGGGTATACAAGATTATCGTTTTCTATACACATTTAAAGACATTCAGTGGGAAGAAGGCGTAATTGAAGCCGTTTCGTACGATAAAGAAGGTAAGGTTTTAAGCCAGGATTCTATCGAAACGGTCGGTGTACCCGTTAAAATTCAATTGAGCCTTATCCAAAATCCTTCCGGCACAAAAGCGGATGGTGCTGATATGGCTATGATTCAGGTGGAAGTAGTAGATGAAAAAGGAAGAAGATGTCCGTTAGCGAATGATTTGATTCGGTTCGAATTATCTGGCGAAGGCCAGTGGTTGGGAGGCATTGCTCAAGGTGAAGATAACTATATCTTATCGCAGTCGTTGCCGGTTGAATGTGGTATTAACCGTGCATTGATTCGTTCAACAACAAAAGCTGGGTTAGTTCAAGTAAAAGCAAATGCCAAAGGATTGATTTCTAATGAAATAAGTTTCAGTACTAAAATGTTTGAAGAGAAAGATGGTTTATCAACCGAGCTTTCATCTGATGGTTTAAATGTATTTCTTGACAGAGGTCCAACTCCCAAAGGAGCATCATTTACACCTTCGCGCATAACCGTTCCGATTATAAGTGCTGTTGCCGGATACAACAATGATAATGTTGCTTTAAGCTATGATGATAATGAATTATCGGAATGGCGAAATGATGGCATCATCGAAACAGCTTGGGTGAAATATAAACTCGAAAAAGAAACTGAATTGGATGAGTGTTGTATTAAACTAACCGGTTGGAGAAGGCGTCAATATCCAATTGAAATTTTGGTGAATGGAGAATTGGCCTATTCAGCAAAAACACCTTTGAGTCTGGGTTATGTAAGGTTACCATTAAAAGGTAAAAAAGGCGATGAGGTAACTATTAAACTCATTGGAGCCAATACCGAGAATGATGCTTTTAGTCAAATTACAGAGCTGGATCCGGCTAATAATAATCAGGAATTAGATTTGTATCGCGACCCGAATGGTGCAAAAGTAAAAGGTGAATTACGCATTATCGAAGTAGAATTTTCGAAATATGTAAATAACTAA
- a CDS encoding serine hydrolase domain-containing protein, translating to MKKLLFLFIIGIMCQCQPPQGIPVALPEEVGLNSSIINSIDTAMQKYIDTKQLAGITTMLVKDGKVVQNKAYGWADIEHQKPMTTESIFRIYSMSKSITSLALMQLYEKGLFQLDDPVSKYIPEFADTKVYSGMQDGQPVLVDQNPVMTIRHLITHTSGLTYGWTPHSYVDSIYRADSLLLWNELLAPKVRRLAKAPLKFQPGEKWEYSVSIDVLGYLIEVLSGQTLDQYLTENIFIPLKMNDTGFMVPEDKINRYTAVYRPDSTNGIQVLETIEESRFTKPAVFLMGGGGLQSTMMDYARFCQMVLNKGELDGAKILKPETIALLYQNQMPDNKNAWNNTGWTIGNKLQLVDDTEGSFPYAGEISWSGAADTHFWIDVKNNLFGLAFTQMMPNNRIPFDRDFKHIVYESFN from the coding sequence ATGAAAAAACTACTATTCTTATTTATTATTGGCATAATGTGTCAATGTCAACCACCACAAGGTATACCTGTAGCATTGCCCGAAGAGGTTGGACTAAATTCTTCTATTATCAACTCCATCGATACTGCTATGCAAAAGTATATTGATACCAAACAACTGGCAGGTATTACAACGATGTTGGTTAAAGATGGTAAAGTGGTTCAGAACAAAGCATATGGATGGGCGGATATCGAGCATCAAAAACCCATGACTACCGAAAGTATTTTTCGCATCTATTCGATGAGTAAGAGCATTACCTCACTTGCTTTAATGCAATTGTATGAAAAAGGACTGTTTCAATTAGATGATCCGGTTTCGAAATACATACCCGAATTTGCAGATACAAAGGTATATTCAGGCATGCAAGATGGGCAGCCAGTATTAGTTGATCAGAATCCGGTGATGACCATTCGTCATTTAATCACGCACACATCAGGCCTTACCTATGGTTGGACACCTCACTCATATGTCGATTCTATCTATAGAGCCGATTCATTACTACTTTGGAACGAATTATTGGCACCTAAGGTGAGACGCCTGGCAAAAGCTCCTTTGAAGTTTCAACCCGGCGAAAAATGGGAGTACAGTGTTTCGATTGATGTATTGGGGTATTTGATTGAAGTACTATCGGGCCAAACACTTGACCAATACTTAACTGAAAACATCTTTATTCCTTTAAAAATGAATGACACTGGTTTTATGGTTCCTGAGGATAAGATAAATAGATATACAGCTGTGTACCGGCCAGACAGTACCAATGGTATTCAAGTTTTAGAAACCATTGAAGAAAGCAGATTTACCAAACCGGCCGTATTTTTAATGGGGGGCGGTGGCCTGCAATCGACCATGATGGACTATGCCCGTTTTTGTCAGATGGTTCTTAATAAAGGAGAATTGGATGGTGCAAAAATTCTTAAACCCGAAACCATTGCCTTATTATATCAAAACCAGATGCCCGACAACAAAAATGCCTGGAACAATACCGGATGGACAATCGGAAATAAATTACAATTGGTTGACGATACTGAAGGGAGTTTCCCTTATGCAGGTGAAATATCGTGGAGTGGAGCTGCCGATACTCATTTTTGGATTGATGTTAAAAACAACCTTTTTGGACTGGCGTTCACTCAAATGATGCCCAACAACCGCATACCATTTGACAGAGATTTTAAACACATTGTATATGAATCATTTAATTAA
- a CDS encoding cold shock domain-containing protein, with protein MNKGKVKFFNEAKGFGFITEDNGKEHFVHVTGLIDEVREGDEVEFELTEGKKGLNAVNVKVI; from the coding sequence ATGAATAAAGGAAAAGTAAAATTCTTCAATGAAGCTAAAGGTTTTGGTTTTATCACTGAAGACAATGGTAAAGAACATTTTGTACACGTAACTGGTTTAATCGACGAAGTTCGCGAAGGTGACGAAGTAGAATTTGAACTTACCGAAGGTAAAAAAGGTTTGAATGCTGTAAATGTGAAAGTAATATAA
- a CDS encoding TolC family protein yields MTRKQIVLAVLIVYNSLWLKAQTDTTVFTLQQLLWYVEQYHPVSIQSQLVVKQGASEIRKARGNFDPYLFAGLDQKYYDDKEYYSLLGTGLKVPTWYGIELKTGYDQNRGYNLNPQNRVPDDGLWYAGISVPVGKGLVIDKRRAELKQAKLYAESTKAEQEKMMLSLYFDAVKKYWDWVTAYNELQVYNEAVELAQIRLRAIKGSHEFGDRSAIDTLEAHIVVQNRQLNMKEAKLKYDNVTLELSNYLWFENGVPLNISEEIHPPIYTVADKAPVISADSINNLVNELGFSHPEMQLMDYRLASLEVDRKLKRESFKPNLNLNYNFLNEPNGGNVFQSYSINNYKWGFNFSMPLFLREERGAYQQAKLKLQDAELKQSAKLLNLQNKLLKYYNTQITLSEQVDLYADVVKNYNRMLDAEKQRFESGESSLFVVNARENYLIDARLKMISLLAKYNVSIVGVGYAAGIPIFQSGN; encoded by the coding sequence ATGACCCGCAAACAAATCGTATTAGCAGTATTAATAGTGTATAATAGCTTGTGGCTGAAGGCGCAAACTGACACTACGGTTTTTACTTTACAACAATTGCTTTGGTATGTCGAGCAATATCATCCTGTGAGCATTCAAAGCCAGTTGGTTGTGAAGCAGGGCGCTAGTGAGATACGCAAAGCCCGTGGTAATTTCGATCCATACCTGTTTGCCGGGCTCGATCAGAAATATTACGATGATAAGGAGTATTACAGTCTGTTGGGTACTGGTTTAAAAGTACCTACCTGGTACGGTATTGAGCTAAAAACAGGATATGATCAAAACAGAGGGTATAACCTGAACCCACAGAATCGTGTACCTGACGATGGCCTTTGGTATGCTGGTATTTCGGTTCCGGTAGGTAAGGGTTTGGTTATTGATAAGCGCAGAGCTGAACTAAAACAGGCCAAACTGTATGCCGAATCGACTAAAGCCGAACAGGAAAAGATGATGCTGAGCCTGTATTTCGATGCCGTGAAGAAATACTGGGACTGGGTGACAGCATATAACGAATTGCAAGTGTATAACGAAGCGGTTGAGCTGGCACAAATTCGCTTACGTGCCATTAAAGGAAGTCATGAGTTTGGCGATCGTTCTGCTATTGATACCTTAGAAGCTCATATTGTAGTTCAGAACAGGCAGTTAAATATGAAGGAAGCAAAGCTTAAGTACGATAATGTTACCCTTGAGCTATCCAATTATCTTTGGTTCGAAAATGGTGTACCATTAAATATTAGTGAAGAAATACATCCGCCAATATACACTGTTGCCGATAAAGCACCGGTTATTTCTGCTGATTCAATCAATAACCTGGTTAATGAATTGGGCTTTTCGCATCCCGAGATGCAATTGATGGATTATAGGTTGGCATCGTTAGAGGTAGATCGTAAGCTGAAGCGCGAAAGTTTTAAGCCTAATCTGAACCTCAATTATAATTTTTTGAACGAACCTAATGGAGGCAATGTCTTTCAAAGTTATTCAATCAATAATTATAAATGGGGGTTTAATTTTAGCATGCCTTTGTTTTTACGCGAGGAGAGGGGTGCCTATCAGCAAGCTAAGCTTAAATTACAGGATGCCGAATTAAAGCAGAGTGCTAAGTTATTAAACTTGCAAAATAAATTGCTTAAATACTATAATACCCAAATTACTTTATCGGAGCAGGTTGACTTGTATGCCGATGTAGTGAAGAATTATAATCGTATGCTCGATGCCGAAAAGCAGCGATTTGAGTCGGGAGAGAGTTCGTTGTTTGTGGTTAATGCCCGCGAAAACTATCTGATTGATGCTCGCTTGAAAATGATATCCTTATTGGCTAAATACAATGTTTCGATTGTAGGAGTGGGTTATGCAGCAGGTATTCCTATTTTTCAGAGCGGAAACTAA
- a CDS encoding glucose 1-dehydrogenase, whose amino-acid sequence MVFKDKTVLVTGAGKGIGRAVALGYAAEGASVIVVDIDIELANSTSVQITSAGGGAKAFMVDVSKAHEIEVLFKQVAEQYKSLDVLINNAGISKWKSPYELAIDEWDQIINTNLRSVFLCSREAAKIMRTTGGGSIVNIASTRALMSEPNTEAYAATKGGIVALTHAMAASFASDQIQVNCISPGWIETGDYSQLTKEDHTQHFSGRVGKPEDIANACIYLTQPNNNFVNGANLIIDGGMTRKMIYEE is encoded by the coding sequence ATGGTTTTTAAAGATAAAACGGTATTGGTTACCGGAGCAGGTAAAGGTATTGGTAGAGCTGTTGCATTGGGGTATGCAGCCGAAGGAGCCTCTGTAATTGTGGTAGACATAGATATTGAATTGGCCAATTCTACGTCTGTACAAATTACAAGTGCAGGAGGTGGGGCAAAGGCTTTTATGGTAGATGTTAGCAAAGCACATGAAATAGAGGTGTTGTTTAAACAAGTTGCTGAGCAATATAAGTCTTTGGATGTGTTGATAAACAATGCCGGCATTTCAAAATGGAAATCACCTTATGAATTAGCAATTGATGAATGGGATCAAATCATTAACACTAACTTACGAAGTGTGTTTTTATGTTCGCGCGAAGCTGCAAAAATCATGCGCACAACAGGAGGTGGTTCCATAGTTAATATAGCATCTACACGAGCATTAATGTCCGAACCAAACACCGAGGCATATGCGGCCACTAAAGGAGGAATTGTTGCATTAACTCATGCTATGGCTGCTTCTTTTGCTTCAGATCAAATTCAGGTTAATTGCATTAGCCCGGGATGGATCGAAACAGGCGATTATTCACAATTAACAAAAGAAGATCATACTCAGCACTTTTCCGGAAGAGTTGGTAAGCCAGAGGATATAGCAAACGCATGCATCTATCTTACTCAGCCCAATAATAATTTTGTTAATGGTGCTAATCTGATTATTGATGGTGGAATGACACGAAAAATGATTTATGAAGAATAA